A genomic stretch from Oncorhynchus gorbuscha isolate QuinsamMale2020 ecotype Even-year linkage group LG20, OgorEven_v1.0, whole genome shotgun sequence includes:
- the LOC124007008 gene encoding mediator of RNA polymerase II transcription subunit 22-like isoform X1 — MASQRALPQSKESLLQNYNKRLKDDIRSILDNLTEIIKTAKVEDETQVSRATQAEQDHYEMHGRAANIVRAGESLMKLVSDLKQFLILNDFPSVNEAISLQNQQLRSLQEECDRKLTSLRDEIAIDLYELEEEYYSSRYK, encoded by the exons ATGGCAAGCCAAAGAGCGCTACCTCAAAGCAAGGAGAGCCTTCTTCAGAACTACAACAAAAGACTGAAGGATGACATTAGGTCCATTCTAGACAACCTCACAGAAATCATCAAAACTGCAAAG GTAGAGGATGAGACACAGGTCTCTCGGGCTACACAGGCTGAGCAGGACCACTATGAGATGCATGGCAGAGCAGCCAACATA GTGCGTGCGGGCGAGTCCCTGATGAAACTGGTGTCGGACCTGAAACAGTTCCTGATTCTCAACGACTTCCCGTCAGTCAACGAGGCCATCAGCCTGCAGAACCAGCAGCTGCGCTCGCTGCAGGAGGAGTGCGACAGGAAGCTCACCTCTCTCCGCGACGAGATCGCCATCGACCTGTACGAGCTAGAGGAAGAATATTACTCCTCCAGGTACAAGTAG
- the LOC124007008 gene encoding mediator of RNA polymerase II transcription subunit 22-like isoform X2 → MYVLDSWELAPSGALGCPHHPLVGPSSRRVVEDETQVSRATQAEQDHYEMHGRAANIVRAGESLMKLVSDLKQFLILNDFPSVNEAISLQNQQLRSLQEECDRKLTSLRDEIAIDLYELEEEYYSSRYK, encoded by the exons ATGTACGTCCTGGATAGCTGGGAGCTCGCTCCCAGTGGTGccctgggctgtccgcaccaccctctcgTAGGGCCTTCCAGTCGCAGAGTG GTAGAGGATGAGACACAGGTCTCTCGGGCTACACAGGCTGAGCAGGACCACTATGAGATGCATGGCAGAGCAGCCAACATA GTGCGTGCGGGCGAGTCCCTGATGAAACTGGTGTCGGACCTGAAACAGTTCCTGATTCTCAACGACTTCCCGTCAGTCAACGAGGCCATCAGCCTGCAGAACCAGCAGCTGCGCTCGCTGCAGGAGGAGTGCGACAGGAAGCTCACCTCTCTCCGCGACGAGATCGCCATCGACCTGTACGAGCTAGAGGAAGAATATTACTCCTCCAGGTACAAGTAG